The following proteins come from a genomic window of Brevibacillus antibioticus:
- a CDS encoding PLP-dependent aminotransferase family protein, translating into MLDISPRFVEGSEPLYLQLYRYFCTEIQGRRLISGTRLPSVRALSGFLQVSKTTVESAYHQLMAEGYIESRERSGFYVVDVDWDGLVPAPSEKGQPPAKTAYVQMPPPTPSAVPIQYNFHQARVDAEHFPFDRWRKYTNQCMQEENKHVLYYGDGQGEPQLREELARYLGRARGVRATPEQIVIGAGTQVIISLLGFLFGTRGQAVAMEEPGYHGVRAVFSHLGYDVCPIRLEEDGIDVEALSESGARLVYITPSHQDPSGIVMPYAKRLKLLHWANQTGSYIMEDDYDGEFRYHGKPIPSLQGLDTQGRVIYLGTFSKALLPSIRMSYMVLPRALLAVFQEKLADFDQSASRIHQETLALFMKNGDWERHIRKMRTLYRKKHGALLQCLQEHFGAYIRVKGQDAGLSVTVEVKSECTPQQLTQIAAASGVRVYPTAHKWIHPQENGLPAFQFGFGGQTIEEIEAGIRLLKRAWEPYLHKDMGK; encoded by the coding sequence TTGCTAGATATTAGTCCCCGCTTTGTAGAAGGGAGCGAACCTCTTTATCTGCAGCTTTATCGCTATTTTTGTACAGAAATTCAAGGGAGGCGCTTGATCTCCGGGACGCGTCTGCCTTCTGTTCGGGCCTTGAGCGGATTTTTGCAAGTGAGTAAAACGACTGTCGAGAGCGCCTATCACCAGCTCATGGCAGAAGGATACATCGAGAGTCGGGAGCGCAGCGGATTTTATGTGGTCGATGTGGACTGGGATGGGCTTGTACCTGCACCTTCAGAGAAAGGGCAGCCACCAGCTAAAACGGCTTATGTCCAAATGCCTCCACCTACACCCTCAGCAGTCCCGATCCAATATAATTTTCACCAAGCGCGCGTAGATGCTGAGCATTTTCCTTTTGACCGTTGGCGCAAGTACACTAACCAATGCATGCAGGAAGAAAACAAGCATGTGCTCTACTACGGCGACGGACAAGGCGAGCCGCAGCTGCGGGAGGAGCTCGCACGCTATCTCGGACGAGCTCGGGGTGTACGAGCTACGCCGGAACAAATTGTGATCGGTGCAGGGACGCAGGTGATAATCAGCTTGTTGGGGTTCTTATTCGGGACACGAGGACAGGCTGTTGCAATGGAAGAGCCGGGCTATCACGGTGTTCGTGCCGTGTTTTCCCATTTGGGCTATGATGTGTGCCCGATCAGGCTGGAGGAGGATGGGATTGATGTGGAAGCGCTCAGTGAGAGTGGAGCGCGGCTAGTTTATATCACCCCGTCTCATCAGGACCCTTCTGGAATTGTCATGCCGTATGCCAAACGGCTAAAGCTACTACACTGGGCGAATCAGACAGGGAGCTACATCATGGAGGATGACTACGATGGTGAGTTTCGCTACCATGGCAAGCCGATTCCTTCCCTTCAAGGGCTGGATACGCAGGGACGCGTTATTTATTTGGGGACGTTTTCCAAGGCGTTGTTGCCGTCAATTCGGATGAGCTATATGGTTTTGCCGAGAGCGTTATTGGCGGTGTTTCAGGAGAAATTGGCAGATTTTGACCAGTCGGCATCGCGTATTCACCAGGAGACGCTGGCCTTGTTCATGAAAAATGGCGATTGGGAGCGACATATTCGCAAGATGCGGACGCTTTACCGCAAAAAGCATGGGGCGCTGCTTCAGTGCTTGCAGGAACACTTTGGGGCGTACATCCGGGTCAAAGGTCAGGATGCCGGGCTGTCCGTAACGGTAGAAGTGAAAAGTGAGTGCACTCCGCAACAGTTGACGCAAATTGCGGCTGCATCAGGCGTTCGTGTCTATCCCACCGCACATAAATGGATTCATCCGCAGGAAAATGGTCTGCCTGCGTTTCAGTTCGGGTTCGGGGGGCAGACCATCGAGGAGATTGAGGCTGGAATTCGTCTGTTGAAACGTGCGTGGGAGCCTTATTTACACAAAGATATGGGCAAGTAA
- a CDS encoding IclR family transcriptional regulator: MDQVLSSVRNGCRLLKIFLDSPKELGVTELSKKLQLSKGAVHKLLSTLESEGFIRQNEKTKQYTLGYTLLELGTKVLTNHDIVDFSKPFLDQLVSRTNELAVLCVQDSKDAIYVAKEDSLHPVRFTVESFRRFPLYSTSAARVLLAHQSEEFQDEILQEHPLKSYTPHSYTSIEQIKEDLVTIRERGYEISSNRRNTGVTGIAAPIFDSTGNVTASVSVIGPSDRVMPKKEEILQETLATVRAMSAQLGYRMS; the protein is encoded by the coding sequence ATGGATCAAGTATTGTCTTCTGTTCGAAATGGCTGTCGGCTGTTAAAAATATTTCTCGATTCACCAAAAGAACTCGGGGTAACGGAGCTCAGCAAAAAGCTCCAACTGTCCAAGGGAGCCGTTCACAAGCTCCTGTCCACGTTAGAGTCCGAGGGCTTTATCCGCCAAAATGAAAAAACCAAGCAGTATACGCTTGGCTACACGCTTTTGGAGCTGGGCACGAAGGTGCTCACGAATCACGATATCGTTGATTTTTCCAAACCGTTCTTAGATCAGCTTGTCTCACGGACAAACGAATTGGCGGTCTTATGTGTACAAGATTCCAAGGACGCGATCTATGTAGCAAAAGAGGATTCGCTCCATCCCGTTCGCTTTACCGTAGAGTCCTTCCGGCGTTTTCCTCTTTACTCTACCTCCGCTGCAAGGGTTTTACTTGCCCATCAGTCAGAGGAGTTTCAGGATGAGATTTTGCAGGAACATCCGCTGAAAAGCTACACGCCGCATTCGTACACGTCGATCGAACAAATCAAAGAGGACTTGGTGACGATCCGCGAGCGTGGCTATGAAATCAGCTCGAATCGACGCAATACAGGTGTGACCGGAATCGCTGCCCCGATTTTTGATTCAACGGGAAACGTAACTGCATCTGTCAGTGTCATCGGTCCCTCTGACCGCGTGATGCCGAAAAAAGAAGAGATTTTACAAGAAACGCTAGCGACGGTACGTGCGATGTCAGCTCAGCTAGGGTATCGAATGTCTTGA
- a CDS encoding P1 family peptidase: MGGEKRSSRKASTHSSVRKKDPPKMTGRIVLPGNAPYHGRRGCFNSFPKVIVYAQKKQDIVNAVRWARHHHVPVRYRRSGHPYDKGMHNYKGAMVIDVSEMHRGERVNKGSQRILTQPIGPSPDRLIGQKRRILEGGLTDVPGILVGHAEDESGRTGCSVILCPSGAVPGVDVRGGFPGTIQTDAIRPGTATDVVQGVLLTGGSNFGLAAASGVMNWLAQNGIGAPTEAGPLPTVPGAVIFDLIYAKGARRPDAEMGYIASEEANAGPVEEGSVGAGAGATVGKIYGTPMKGGVGTASWKIPGGPVVAALAVVNAVGDIWDQDHINAGALRPNGAFVNQTRAILEGIPPGTSGSRNTTIAVVATTGRLTKAEAGRVATLAHDGMARAISPVHIQSDGDTVFCLATGTDTSGLTGDSAVTAIGTTAVVVLEEAIIRGVKAANSIRPRHGGK, from the coding sequence ATGGGAGGAGAAAAGCGATCAAGCCGAAAAGCAAGCACGCATAGTAGTGTTCGGAAAAAAGACCCCCCAAAAATGACAGGGCGAATCGTTTTGCCAGGGAATGCGCCGTACCATGGCAGGCGAGGATGTTTCAACAGCTTTCCTAAGGTGATCGTCTATGCTCAGAAGAAACAGGACATCGTCAATGCTGTCCGTTGGGCACGCCACCATCATGTCCCTGTAAGGTATAGGCGTTCCGGCCATCCATATGACAAAGGGATGCATAATTACAAGGGAGCTATGGTGATTGATGTAAGTGAAATGCATCGGGGAGAGAGGGTAAACAAGGGGAGTCAAAGGATACTTACTCAACCGATTGGTCCAAGTCCTGACCGCCTGATCGGTCAAAAAAGAAGGATACTGGAGGGAGGACTTACAGACGTTCCCGGCATTCTCGTAGGACATGCAGAGGACGAAAGCGGACGGACCGGTTGCTCAGTAATTTTGTGCCCCAGTGGGGCTGTCCCCGGCGTTGATGTAAGAGGAGGTTTTCCAGGAACGATACAAACGGATGCCATCCGACCAGGCACAGCAACGGATGTGGTACAGGGTGTCCTTCTTACGGGTGGCAGTAACTTCGGTCTGGCAGCAGCATCTGGAGTCATGAACTGGCTGGCCCAAAATGGAATTGGTGCGCCAACGGAGGCAGGACCTCTTCCAACTGTTCCGGGAGCAGTCATCTTTGATCTTATCTACGCGAAGGGTGCCCGCAGGCCTGATGCTGAGATGGGCTATATTGCCAGTGAAGAAGCGAATGCCGGGCCAGTAGAGGAAGGAAGCGTAGGAGCAGGCGCAGGTGCGACCGTCGGCAAGATCTATGGCACCCCGATGAAGGGCGGGGTAGGAACTGCCTCTTGGAAAATCCCCGGTGGCCCTGTCGTAGCGGCATTAGCAGTGGTAAACGCCGTTGGAGATATTTGGGATCAAGATCACATCAATGCTGGGGCGCTGCGGCCAAATGGTGCGTTCGTGAACCAGACCCGGGCGATTCTTGAAGGGATACCCCCAGGAACCAGTGGAAGCAGGAACACGACCATTGCCGTGGTAGCGACCACGGGGCGACTGACCAAGGCAGAGGCGGGCCGTGTGGCGACACTCGCCCATGATGGAATGGCAAGAGCCATCTCGCCCGTCCACATCCAATCCGACGGCGACACTGTCTTTTGCCTTGCCACTGGTACAGACACGAGCGGTCTGACAGGGGATAGCGCCGTAACGGCAATTGGTACTACAGCAGTCGTAGTATTAGAGGAGGCTATTATTAGAGGGGTTAAGGCAGCCAATAGTATACGTCCTCGGCATGGTGGAAAGTGA
- a CDS encoding ABC transporter ATP-binding protein, translating to MALLEAKNLTKRFGGLVANQDVSIGIEKGSITAVIGPNGAGKTTFFNMITGFYEPDEGEILLNGKSIKKLRPDQIASRGITRTFQNIRLFKEMTALENVMVGVHSRLSAGILGILFNSKRVRQEEERTRVEAYQLMEYVGIAHIANEAAGSLPYGLQRRLEIARAMATNPQIILLDEPAAGMNPRETVEMTDFIRRLKKELDLTIILIEHDMKLVMGLSEYIHVLDYGRKIAEGTPEQIRNNPNVIEAYLGKSASDVS from the coding sequence ATGGCATTGTTAGAGGCAAAAAATTTAACGAAGCGCTTTGGTGGATTGGTAGCCAATCAAGACGTCTCGATTGGGATCGAAAAAGGAAGCATTACGGCCGTCATTGGTCCGAATGGAGCCGGAAAAACGACTTTTTTCAATATGATTACCGGATTTTACGAGCCAGACGAGGGAGAAATCCTGCTGAATGGCAAAAGCATCAAGAAGCTTCGTCCCGATCAGATCGCGAGTCGCGGTATCACACGTACCTTTCAAAACATTCGTCTGTTCAAAGAAATGACGGCATTGGAAAATGTCATGGTGGGTGTGCATAGCCGCTTATCGGCAGGAATTCTTGGAATCCTGTTCAACTCCAAACGGGTACGCCAGGAGGAGGAGCGGACGCGCGTCGAGGCTTATCAGCTCATGGAGTATGTCGGGATCGCGCATATTGCCAATGAAGCAGCGGGGAGTCTGCCATACGGGTTGCAACGACGATTGGAAATCGCGCGGGCGATGGCAACCAATCCGCAAATCATTTTGCTCGATGAACCGGCGGCAGGGATGAACCCTCGCGAGACGGTGGAGATGACGGATTTTATTCGTCGGCTAAAAAAAGAGCTCGATTTGACGATTATCTTGATCGAGCATGATATGAAGCTGGTCATGGGACTTAGCGAGTACATTCACGTTCTGGATTACGGGAGAAAAATTGCAGAAGGAACACCCGAACAAATCCGCAACAACCCTAACGTCATTGAGGCCTATCTCGGAAAAAGTGCGTCGGACGTGTCGTAG
- a CDS encoding branched-chain amino acid ABC transporter permease — protein sequence MANLAWKSFKGIPLVFTLIWIVAFSAALYLMDKSVIAFLGILSSIVVVYYTNTTKSVKMAIGAIVLLLIIPLVAGENRYYMEVASQVGIYVAMALGLNIVVGFAGLLDLGYVAFFAAGAYAYAIFSTSQANEFIAGNLFPLSGEWFWPFLIVGLIVAAVFGILLGLPVLRVKGDYLAIVTLGFGEIIRIVFNNLDKPINITNGPQGITPIPSPELFGIQMGTPFYFYFIVLFVIAFIVLANIRFEHSRLGRAWIAVREDELAAQSMGISLLNTKLAAFALGASFAGVVGVIFAAKQTFIDPTSFTLMESIGILVMVILGGSGSIPGVVLGAAFVTILQVQLLKEFSNFLHGLQNAGIISLPNQLDPSKFQRLIFGIMLILVALYRPNGLIPAKRKKNDLDAIKKSEFGKEKLGILGRLSQLTSGKQS from the coding sequence ATGGCAAATCTCGCTTGGAAATCGTTCAAAGGAATTCCGCTCGTATTCACATTGATCTGGATTGTAGCTTTTTCTGCCGCATTGTACCTGATGGATAAATCAGTTATCGCGTTTCTTGGCATTCTTTCTTCTATCGTTGTTGTTTATTACACGAATACCACTAAGTCGGTCAAAATGGCGATTGGCGCTATCGTTCTCCTCCTGATTATTCCACTGGTAGCCGGTGAAAACCGTTACTACATGGAGGTCGCCTCACAGGTAGGCATTTACGTAGCGATGGCTTTGGGCTTGAATATCGTAGTAGGCTTTGCTGGTCTGCTTGACTTGGGTTACGTCGCGTTTTTTGCTGCCGGGGCTTATGCGTACGCGATTTTCTCGACCTCGCAAGCGAATGAGTTTATTGCAGGGAATCTGTTCCCGCTCTCCGGTGAGTGGTTTTGGCCATTTCTCATAGTCGGCTTGATTGTGGCTGCTGTTTTCGGAATATTGCTAGGATTGCCGGTTCTCAGAGTAAAAGGCGATTACCTCGCGATCGTGACCTTGGGCTTCGGTGAAATCATTCGCATTGTCTTCAATAACCTGGACAAGCCCATCAACATCACCAACGGTCCGCAGGGAATCACGCCGATTCCGTCTCCTGAGCTGTTTGGGATTCAAATGGGGACGCCGTTTTACTTTTACTTCATCGTGTTGTTTGTGATTGCCTTTATCGTTTTGGCGAATATACGCTTTGAGCATTCTCGTTTGGGACGTGCATGGATTGCGGTACGTGAGGATGAGCTGGCTGCCCAGTCGATGGGGATTTCCTTGTTGAATACCAAGCTGGCTGCATTCGCATTGGGTGCCTCCTTCGCTGGTGTCGTCGGTGTTATCTTTGCGGCCAAGCAGACGTTTATCGATCCGACCTCCTTTACGCTGATGGAATCGATCGGAATATTGGTCATGGTTATTCTGGGCGGCAGTGGCAGCATTCCAGGCGTTGTACTTGGAGCCGCATTTGTGACAATCTTGCAGGTACAGCTGTTGAAGGAATTTTCCAACTTCCTGCACGGTCTGCAAAATGCGGGGATCATCAGTTTGCCGAACCAGCTGGACCCATCCAAGTTCCAGCGACTCATTTTCGGAATTATGCTCATTCTCGTTGCCTTGTATCGCCCTAACGGATTGATTCCGGCCAAACGGAAGAAAAACGATCTCGATGCGATCAAAAAGAGCGAGTTTGGCAAAGAAAAGCTGGGGATTCTCGGCAGACTGTCCCAATTGACTTCTGGAAAACAGTCATAG
- a CDS encoding ABC transporter substrate-binding protein produces MKKKALSVLSIFALTGSLLAGCGSSTPQTSAPAPAAGNNNGTEAQVQLEDTLVVAGNGATVEKMMKDEVFKKFNAKYPNVKLTYVSGVSTEIVAKVKAQKNAPQIDLTIIEGGEQEKGRQEGLWETASATDIPNMKNVPEDLRVTEDSGVVVNFTPMGISYNADLVKEKGLPVPKSWNDLAKPEVKGYITMTDVASNFGRSAMIMLAYANGGSEKNMEQGFKQMETIAGYMPTFAKSAAQLQQNLQNKSAAYTTWTMARSLTQKEAGVPLEFVFPEEGGNIVPNVATLVKGSKSPKAAKAFVDFLLTDEIQTMYATKLYYNPATSVKLPDDVAKTLEFDRKKVVNFDYSVVSKETSAWLDRFNKEIAPKTGK; encoded by the coding sequence ATGAAGAAAAAGGCATTATCCGTCTTGTCCATTTTTGCTCTGACTGGTTCCTTGCTGGCTGGATGTGGCTCTTCCACACCGCAAACATCTGCTCCTGCACCGGCTGCTGGCAACAATAACGGCACCGAAGCACAAGTTCAGCTAGAAGACACCCTGGTAGTAGCAGGAAACGGCGCAACCGTTGAAAAGATGATGAAGGATGAAGTCTTCAAGAAGTTTAACGCGAAGTATCCGAATGTAAAGCTGACCTATGTTTCTGGCGTTTCCACGGAGATCGTAGCGAAGGTGAAGGCACAGAAGAATGCTCCGCAAATCGACCTGACAATCATTGAAGGCGGCGAACAAGAGAAGGGACGTCAAGAAGGCTTGTGGGAAACTGCATCCGCAACAGATATCCCGAACATGAAAAACGTGCCGGAAGATTTGCGTGTGACGGAGGATAGCGGTGTAGTTGTAAACTTCACGCCGATGGGGATTTCCTACAATGCGGACCTGGTAAAAGAAAAGGGCTTGCCTGTACCGAAGTCTTGGAATGACCTGGCGAAGCCTGAAGTGAAAGGCTACATCACGATGACAGACGTAGCGAGCAACTTCGGACGCTCAGCGATGATCATGCTGGCTTACGCAAATGGCGGGTCTGAGAAAAATATGGAACAAGGCTTCAAACAAATGGAAACGATTGCAGGATACATGCCGACCTTTGCGAAGAGTGCGGCACAGCTTCAGCAAAATCTGCAAAACAAGAGCGCAGCGTACACCACTTGGACAATGGCGCGTAGCTTGACACAAAAAGAAGCAGGTGTACCATTGGAGTTCGTTTTCCCTGAAGAGGGCGGAAACATCGTACCGAACGTAGCTACGCTGGTAAAAGGTTCGAAGAGTCCAAAAGCGGCAAAAGCATTCGTCGATTTCCTTTTGACAGATGAGATTCAAACGATGTACGCAACGAAGCTGTACTACAATCCGGCAACATCTGTGAAGCTGCCAGACGATGTAGCGAAAACATTGGAATTCGATCGTAAAAAGGTTGTCAACTTCGACTATAGCGTAGTGAGCAAGGAAACATCTGCTTGGCTGGATCGCTTTAACAAAGAAATCGCACCTAAAACAGGAAAGTAG
- a CDS encoding branched-chain amino acid ABC transporter permease translates to MINILPQVLVDGLTLGFMYAVVALGYTMVYGILEIINFAHGDIFMVGAFIGTEVLLISDALGALEGMNPFVALFITLIIAMVLTGALGVGIERIAYRPLRGAPRLVPLISAIGVSFLLQDLVRFTEALARNEFYLNSPALFTGSIPLGSMATIPTKGLIVIVIAIVMMIALTLFVNKTKWGIAMRAVAQDQSTASLMTINVNKVIMLTFLIGSSLGGATGVLFAQNYGTIDPYIGFILGLKAFTAAVLGGIGNLRGAMIGGILLGLLESLSGAFMGPLTNGAFGAEYKDVFAFSILILVLLFKPEGLFGEAVKEKV, encoded by the coding sequence ATGATCAATATTTTGCCTCAGGTGTTGGTTGACGGATTGACACTTGGATTTATGTACGCAGTCGTGGCTTTAGGATACACAATGGTTTACGGGATTTTGGAAATTATCAACTTTGCCCATGGAGACATTTTCATGGTCGGAGCCTTTATCGGTACTGAGGTATTATTGATCTCTGATGCGCTAGGGGCACTTGAAGGTATGAATCCATTTGTCGCACTTTTCATAACACTCATAATTGCCATGGTATTAACGGGTGCTTTGGGGGTAGGGATTGAGAGGATTGCCTATCGACCATTGCGTGGAGCACCTCGCCTTGTGCCGTTGATTTCGGCGATTGGCGTATCGTTTTTGTTGCAGGACCTCGTACGCTTTACAGAAGCACTGGCTCGTAATGAGTTTTATCTGAACAGTCCCGCTCTTTTTACAGGTTCGATTCCATTAGGAAGTATGGCTACGATTCCAACAAAGGGTTTGATCGTAATTGTAATTGCGATCGTCATGATGATTGCGTTGACGTTGTTTGTGAATAAAACAAAGTGGGGAATCGCCATGCGCGCCGTCGCGCAAGACCAGAGTACGGCTTCGCTGATGACCATAAATGTAAACAAAGTAATCATGCTTACGTTTTTGATTGGCTCCAGCCTGGGTGGTGCGACAGGTGTTCTGTTTGCGCAAAACTACGGGACAATCGATCCGTATATCGGTTTTATCCTCGGTCTAAAAGCATTTACAGCTGCCGTACTCGGCGGGATTGGGAACCTGCGGGGTGCGATGATCGGTGGCATACTCCTCGGTCTTCTCGAATCCTTGTCCGGTGCCTTTATGGGGCCGTTGACCAACGGAGCCTTTGGTGCAGAGTACAAAGACGTGTTTGCGTTCAGTATTTTAATTCTCGTGCTTCTCTTCAAGCCGGAAGGACTGTTTGGCGAAGCTGTAAAAGAGAAAGTGTAG
- a CDS encoding FAD-binding oxidoreductase, whose translation MRHGREPELTGRIVVPGNPQYNEARQEFNTFFNKFPRVIVFAKQTRDVVNAIRWARHHHVPIRMRSGRHSYEGLSVVNGGIVIDVSDMNQVDVNRRSGIATVQTGIRGGALNTALWKERLVVPVGLCPTTGIAGVTLGGGHSILSRPYGLTLDHLIDVEMVNADGRVLHANSNQHSDLFWALRGGGGGNFGVCTTFRFRTHPIETVGFAEIGWELRDLERVLRVWQDYTVPGANERLTVTLGIANGKQSSSSFPVLMQGVFLGSAKKLRQLLQPLLRAGSPQKVVIKEIPWIEAVGLVAKTTPTAPFPFKSVGPYVYRPLPESAIATIRRFIDSPPTSAVSIFLHGLAGAVAKVPNRATAYFYRRALYNMTSTATWSTQAGSKRGIHWVENWRRAMLPFTRGVYVNTPDLFIKNWQKAYFGENFDRLTRVKARYDPKNVFHFPQSIPPAKR comes from the coding sequence TTGAGACATGGTAGGGAACCAGAACTAACCGGACGTATCGTTGTACCGGGAAACCCGCAATACAATGAAGCCCGTCAGGAGTTTAACACCTTCTTCAATAAATTCCCTCGGGTGATTGTCTTTGCCAAGCAGACGAGAGACGTCGTCAATGCAATTCGCTGGGCACGACACCATCATGTACCGATTCGTATGCGTTCCGGCCGCCACAGCTACGAGGGATTGTCAGTAGTTAATGGTGGTATTGTCATCGACGTGAGTGACATGAATCAGGTGGATGTGAACCGAAGGAGTGGCATCGCCACGGTACAGACCGGCATAAGAGGCGGCGCCTTAAACACGGCACTTTGGAAAGAACGATTGGTGGTGCCGGTTGGACTCTGCCCAACCACCGGAATTGCCGGAGTCACTCTTGGTGGTGGTCACAGTATTTTATCTCGTCCCTACGGTCTCACACTTGACCATTTAATCGATGTAGAAATGGTCAACGCCGATGGACGCGTGCTTCATGCCAATTCCAACCAACATTCTGATCTTTTCTGGGCGTTACGTGGAGGCGGAGGTGGCAACTTTGGAGTTTGCACTACCTTTCGCTTCCGTACCCACCCAATTGAAACTGTCGGCTTTGCCGAAATCGGCTGGGAGCTCCGCGATCTGGAACGAGTGCTACGGGTCTGGCAGGACTATACGGTTCCAGGCGCCAACGAGCGTCTCACCGTTACCCTTGGGATAGCGAACGGAAAGCAGTCTTCATCCAGCTTCCCTGTATTGATGCAAGGTGTCTTCCTCGGATCTGCTAAAAAGCTGCGTCAATTACTGCAGCCATTACTTCGTGCCGGGTCGCCACAAAAAGTGGTTATTAAGGAGATACCCTGGATAGAAGCTGTTGGACTGGTAGCGAAAACTACACCTACAGCTCCTTTTCCCTTTAAAAGCGTGGGTCCCTACGTCTATCGTCCGCTACCGGAGTCTGCCATCGCAACAATACGGCGTTTTATCGATTCACCTCCTACCTCTGCGGTCTCCATCTTCCTTCACGGCTTAGCTGGTGCAGTGGCTAAGGTGCCGAATCGAGCAACAGCTTACTTCTATCGCCGTGCTTTGTATAATATGACTTCCACTGCCACCTGGAGCACACAAGCAGGATCGAAGCGAGGAATTCACTGGGTAGAGAACTGGCGCCGTGCGATGCTTCCCTTTACGCGAGGTGTTTACGTCAATACCCCCGACCTTTTTATTAAGAACTGGCAGAAGGCATACTTCGGAGAAAATTTCGATCGACTAACGCGGGTGAAGGCTCGTTACGATCCAAAAAACGTCTTCCATTTTCCACAGAGTATCCCGCCAGCCAAACGTTAA
- a CDS encoding ABC transporter ATP-binding protein produces MALLELTNVHTYYGGIHALKGLSITVNEGEVVTLIGSNGAGKSTTLKTICAQTRAKEGKVIFNGKDITQMRTHDIALAGIAHVPEGRRIFPKLTVRENLEMGAFSVSDKKVIEEGVERAFAYFPRLKERVNQKGGTMSGGEQQMLAIARGLMMKPKILMLDEPSMGLAPILVEQIFDIVTELNKEGMTILLVEQNANQALSVAHRGYVIQTGEIILQDDAQTLLMNPQVREAYLA; encoded by the coding sequence ATGGCATTGCTAGAGCTGACTAACGTTCATACGTATTACGGCGGCATCCACGCATTAAAAGGATTGAGCATAACGGTAAACGAAGGCGAAGTGGTGACGCTAATCGGTTCCAACGGGGCAGGTAAATCGACCACGTTGAAAACGATATGTGCGCAGACCCGTGCCAAAGAAGGAAAAGTCATCTTTAATGGCAAAGACATTACACAGATGCGTACCCATGATATTGCTTTAGCAGGAATTGCCCACGTTCCGGAAGGTCGCCGCATTTTTCCCAAGCTGACCGTACGCGAGAATTTGGAGATGGGGGCCTTCAGTGTATCCGATAAAAAGGTGATCGAAGAAGGAGTCGAGCGTGCCTTCGCTTACTTTCCGCGACTGAAGGAACGGGTAAATCAAAAAGGTGGCACGATGTCCGGTGGCGAGCAGCAAATGCTGGCAATTGCTCGTGGACTGATGATGAAGCCAAAAATTCTCATGCTCGATGAACCGTCGATGGGATTGGCGCCGATTCTGGTGGAGCAGATTTTTGACATCGTTACGGAGCTGAACAAAGAAGGCATGACGATTCTCTTGGTCGAGCAAAATGCGAATCAGGCGCTGTCTGTCGCGCATCGCGGTTATGTGATTCAGACAGGCGAAATTATTTTGCAAGACGATGCCCAGACATTATTGATGAATCCGCAGGTAAGAGAGGCGTATTTGGCGTAA